The sequence TCGGCGAAATATTTCTGATGAATATTCCTTCAGATATTTTTTTCTTCCGTTTTCTCCCATCTCCCTTGCTTCTGCAGGATGTTGCATCAGATACAGTATCTTCTGCGCCAAAAACGATGTGTCTATTTCCACATTATCGGGCAATACGATGAGGGGTACTTTAAATCCGCAGGATTCATCCACTACCTCGTTTAGTCCCGATGTTGCCGTGGCTACAAGCGGCAATCCGTGCATCATCATCTCCACGGCTACATAGCCGAAAGGTTCGAACAACGAAGGCACAACACCAATATCTGCAATACGATACAATTCATACAATTCGTCTTTTTCTAATAATCCGGTAAAAGTTATTTTCGTGCAAATATTTTT comes from Bacteroidales bacterium and encodes:
- a CDS encoding glycosyltransferase; its protein translation is VSYLIKAFRSIVEKYPEVRLIIAGSGSYDTYLQDAKNICTKITFTGLLEKDELYELYRIADIGVVPSLFEPFGYVAVEMMMHGLPLVATATSGLNEVVDESCGFKVPLIVLPDNVEIDTSFLAQKILYLMQHPAEAREMGENGRKKYLKEYSSEIFRRNMIHLYSSV